From one Malus sylvestris chromosome 1, drMalSylv7.2, whole genome shotgun sequence genomic stretch:
- the LOC126582948 gene encoding uncharacterized protein LOC126582948, whose amino-acid sequence LFEDPPQHRVGPTPVFGTASLAINMDEDGSLTIQQIRVENPSSDEGSLPRAMGLNKARRLKEKGKANDDYAAQQEVAASLRLLAEQNVIVAEERNRRHDERAKQIQQKMDYKNMEMNTTNYIPMSKTHFDRKKKKEIMTRRQFFTFNYTPTMVDDEDDVD is encoded by the coding sequence ttatttgaagatccacctcaacatagagtAGGTCCTACGCCGGTGTTCGGAACTGCATCCCTAGCTATAAATatggatgaagatggatctctTACCATTCAACAAATAAGGGTAGAAAATCCATCTTCGGACGAAGGTTCCttacctagggctatgggactaaacaaggcccgaaggttgaaggaaaagggcaaggcaaatgatgattacgccgctcaacaGGAAGTTGCAGCCTCATTGAGATTACTGGCAGAGCAAAATGTCATTGTCGCAGAAGAAAGGAATCGTAGACATGATGAAcgggccaaacaaatacaacaaAAGATGGATTataagaatatggaaatgaACACTACAAATTACATTCCAATGAGTAAGACccattttgataggaaaaaaaaaaaagaaattatgacCCGACGACAGTTTTTTACCTTTaactatactcctacaatggtggatgatgaagatgatgttgat
- the LOC126583025 gene encoding uncharacterized protein LOC126583025 yields the protein MAPLMYLSFGKVLLLSSAVFFLFPTLLLSARSESVETSRFVASTRKILLELEIDPGQDLPKKIKSTTTNQSSKNQTKLIKPTSSSSKNQTKLLKPSLSSSKNQTRLLEPNLSSPKNQTKILKSTKSNSTKNGELKKLNPTSKPSNSTTPTSNSSKKTSDLTKISLPKNQTTKPTTPKQSQNLVDKKKTTDAKKPAQQKPKKPVEPSWIDQEDDTDFVSDFTDLPGKFQQTLIPDLERIRTTSKIYLTKANKQMTNQFKPIVGKKYAATIASTVSCVFLIIPLLLVSLLFNRIKAYFSLQKLLIFIQVYLSIYFSILCLSALVTGLEPLKFFYATSDSTYVCLQVLQTLGYVLYLLLLLMYLILVFSTDSGLGSKVLGLAQTFVGFSVGLHYYMSVFHRAVLRQPPKTNWKVHGLYATCFLVICLFATAERRKKAYLEEGGEEGKES from the coding sequence ATGGCTCCACTCATGTACTTGAGTTTCGGAAAGGTACTCCTGCTTTCCTCTGCTGTTTTCTTCCTCTTTCCTACTCTCCTCCTTTCTGCCCGCTCTGAGTCAGTTGAGACCTCACGGTTTGTTGCGAGTACAAGGAAGATCTTGTTAGAATTAGAAATCGACCCAGGCCAAGACCTGCCCAAAAAGATCAAGTCCACCACCACCAACCAATCCTCAAAAAACCAGACCAAATTGATCAAACCAACCTCGTCATCCTCAAAAAACCAGACCAAACTCCTCAAACCCAGTCTATCCTCCTCCAAGAACCAAACCAGACTCCTCGAACCCAATCTATCCTCCCCCAAGAACCAAaccaagattttgaaatccaccaAGTCCAACTCCACCAAGAATGGCGAGTTGAAGAAGCTCAATCCCACATCAAAACCCTCAAATTCCACCACACCCACATCAAATTCCTCGAAGAAAACCTCAGATCTAACTAAAATAAGCTTACCCAAGAACCAAACCACCAAACCCACCACCCCGAAACAATCCCAAAACCTGGTCGACAAGAAAAAAACCACCGACGCTAAAAAACCCGCccaacaaaaacccaaaaaaccagtCGAACCCAGCTGGATCGACCAAGAAGACGACACCGATTTCGTCTCCGACTTCACCGACTTACCCGGCAAATTCCAGCAAACCCTAATCCCAGATTTGGAGAGAATTCGGACCACCTCGAAGATTTACCTCACCAAAGCCAACAAACAAATGACGAACCAGTTCAAGCCCATTGTCGGTAAGAAGTACGCCGCCACCATCGCCTCCACGGTGTCGTGCGTCTTCCTGATTATCCCTCTGCTGTTAGTATCTCTCCTCTTCAACCGCATCAAAGCCTACTTCTCTCTCCAAAAGCTCTTGATCTTCATTCAAGTCTACCTCTCCATCTACTTCTCCATCCTCTGCCTCTCAGCTCTTGTCACCGGCCTCGAACCTCTCAAGTTTTTCTACGCCACTTCGGACTCCACCTACGTCTGCCTGCAGGTGCTGCAGACGCTCGGCTACGTGCTGTACCTCCTGCTGCTGCTCATGTACTTGATTCTGGTTTTCTCGACCGATTCTGGGTTGGGCTCGAAGGTGTTGGGCTTGGCCCAGACCTTCGTGGGCTTCTCCGTGGGGCTCCATTACTACATGTCGGTGTTTCACAGAGCGGTGCTGAGGCAGCCACCCAAGACCAACTGGAAGGTGCATGGACTTTACGCCACGTGTTTCCTTGTGATTTGTCTGTTTGCCACCGccgagaggaggaagaaggctTACTTGGAAGAGGGCGGTGAAGAGGGCAAGGAGAGTTAA